The following are encoded together in the Rubidibacter lacunae KORDI 51-2 genome:
- the rpsG gene encoding 30S ribosomal protein S7, whose translation MSRRGNARKRPIPPDPVYNSRLISMTIRRLMLDGKKSLASRIVYDSLKIVGERTGQEPLDVFEQAVRNVTPLVEVKARRVGGATYQVPMEVRPARGTALALRWLARFARTRAGRSMSVRFANEIVDAANETGSAIRKREETHKMAEANKAFAHYRY comes from the coding sequence ATGTCTCGTCGCGGTAATGCTCGAAAGCGCCCAATCCCACCCGATCCAGTTTATAACAGCCGCTTAATTAGCATGACGATTCGCCGTTTGATGTTGGATGGCAAAAAGTCTTTGGCGTCACGAATTGTCTATGACTCGCTCAAAATTGTCGGCGAGCGCACCGGTCAGGAGCCGTTAGATGTCTTCGAGCAGGCCGTGCGCAATGTCACGCCGCTAGTTGAGGTGAAGGCCCGACGTGTCGGGGGTGCCACGTATCAAGTTCCGATGGAGGTTCGCCCTGCCCGAGGAACGGCATTAGCTCTGCGTTGGCTAGCGCGTTTCGCACGGACGCGTGCGGGGCGGTCGATGTCCGTTCGCTTTGCTAACGAAATCGTCGATGCGGCTAACGAAACGGGCAGCGCGATCCGGAAGCGCGAAGAGACGCACAAAATGGCTGAAGCTAACAAGGCCTTTGCTCACTATCGCTACTAG
- the rpsL gene encoding 30S ribosomal protein S12, whose amino-acid sequence MPTIQQLIRSERGRAKKKTKSPALKSCPQRRGVCTRVYTTTPKKPNSALRKVARVRLTSGFEVTAYIPGIGHNLQEHSVVLIRGGRVKDLPGVRYHIIRGTLDTTGVKDRRQGRSKYGTKRPKE is encoded by the coding sequence ATGCCCACTATCCAGCAATTGATCCGCAGCGAACGCGGCAGAGCCAAGAAAAAAACTAAATCTCCAGCGCTTAAGTCCTGCCCGCAGCGGCGGGGGGTTTGCACGCGCGTGTATACAACGACGCCAAAGAAGCCGAACTCCGCTCTCCGCAAAGTCGCTCGCGTGCGCTTGACCTCCGGGTTTGAAGTTACGGCATATATTCCCGGTATCGGTCATAACTTGCAGGAGCACTCCGTTGTTCTTATCCGCGGCGGTCGTGTCAAGGATTTACCGGGCGTGCGCTACCACATCATTCGCGGCACTCTGGATACCACAGGCGTTAAAGACCGGCGTCAGGGTCGCTCCAAGTACGGGACAAAGCGCCCAAAAGAATAA
- a CDS encoding HesB/IscA family protein: MTVRLSPTAAREIERQRTVRDRPNSLVHLSVRTGGCSGLYYVMDLVDTAAEGDRICYSGNLTIAIDASSTSYLENLALDYGEDLMGGSFRFQNPQAIQHCSCGHSFKTASD, encoded by the coding sequence ATGACCGTCCGTCTGAGTCCCACTGCAGCGCGCGAGATCGAGCGTCAGCGCACTGTGCGCGATCGTCCCAATAGCTTGGTACATCTGAGCGTCCGCACAGGTGGATGCTCGGGGCTTTACTACGTTATGGACCTCGTCGATACAGCTGCTGAAGGCGATCGCATCTGCTATTCCGGCAACCTCACTATTGCGATCGATGCCAGTAGCACCAGCTACCTGGAAAACCTAGCTCTCGACTACGGCGAGGATCTCATGGGTGGGAGCTTTCGTTTCCAAAACCCACAAGCGATCCAACACTGCAGTTGCGGGCATTCCTTTAAAACCGCCTCGGACTGA
- a CDS encoding phosphomannose isomerase type II C-terminal cupin domain, whose translation MLQPQTEIEVKPVAPISATNGSYLATEQRPWGSFTVLDEGRGYKLKRIVVKPGHRLSLQMHHHRSEHWIVVSGTAKVTCGDCEVVLATNQSTYVPQCTTHRLENPGVIDLILIEVQNGEYLGEDDIVRFQDDYARHKK comes from the coding sequence ATGCTTCAACCTCAAACTGAAATCGAAGTCAAGCCCGTTGCCCCGATCTCGGCAACTAATGGTAGTTATCTTGCTACCGAGCAACGACCATGGGGCTCCTTTACGGTACTCGATGAAGGGAGGGGCTACAAACTCAAGCGTATCGTTGTCAAACCCGGTCACCGTCTAAGCTTGCAGATGCACCACCACCGCAGCGAACACTGGATCGTGGTCTCGGGAACGGCTAAGGTGACCTGCGGTGATTGCGAGGTCGTTTTGGCTACGAATCAATCTACGTATGTGCCCCAATGCACCACGCACCGCTTGGAAAACCCTGGTGTTATCGACCTCATTCTGATTGAAGTGCAAAACGGCGAATACCTTGGTGAAGACGATATCGTTCGTTTCCAAGACGATTACGCCCGCCACAAAAAGTAA
- a CDS encoding YebC/PmpR family DNA-binding transcriptional regulator has protein sequence MAGHSKWANIKRQKARVDAKRGAVFTKLSRAILVAARMGIPDPEGNFQLRTAIDKAKAAGIPLDNIERAIAKGAGTFEDGSAQYETVRYEGYGPGGVAVLIEALTDNRNRTAADLRSAFSKNGGNLGETGCVSWMFAQKGVVRLDGGISEDVLLEASLTGGADSYEFDHDRDNPGAEVFTETTNLEALSQSLRAQDLPVVDAEVRWIPDNHIEVTDPDQARSLIKLVDALDDLDDVQTVVTNFDMSDDLLAASAS, from the coding sequence ATGGCAGGACATAGCAAATGGGCAAATATTAAGCGTCAGAAAGCGCGGGTCGATGCAAAGCGCGGGGCCGTCTTCACCAAGCTTTCGCGAGCGATCCTCGTCGCCGCAAGGATGGGCATCCCCGACCCCGAAGGTAACTTCCAACTGCGCACGGCGATTGACAAAGCAAAAGCTGCCGGCATTCCACTCGACAACATCGAACGCGCGATCGCGAAAGGCGCCGGTACCTTTGAAGATGGCAGCGCGCAGTATGAAACCGTTCGCTACGAGGGCTACGGACCGGGCGGCGTTGCCGTTCTGATCGAAGCCCTAACGGACAACCGCAATCGCACTGCTGCCGATCTACGATCGGCCTTCTCTAAAAATGGCGGCAACCTAGGCGAAACCGGTTGCGTGAGCTGGATGTTTGCTCAGAAAGGCGTCGTGCGCCTCGATGGCGGTATCTCCGAGGACGTGCTACTTGAAGCCTCCCTTACTGGCGGTGCCGATAGCTATGAGTTCGACCACGACCGCGATAATCCCGGCGCAGAGGTTTTCACCGAAACAACCAATCTCGAAGCACTCAGCCAGTCCCTTCGGGCACAGGATCTACCCGTTGTCGATGCTGAAGTGCGCTGGATTCCTGACAATCACATTGAGGTGACCGATCCCGACCAAGCGCGATCCCTCATCAAACTCGTCGATGCCCTCGACGACCTCGACGATGTCCAAACCGTCGTCACCAATTTCGACATGAGCGACGACCTCCTAGCTGCCAGTGCCTCTTGA
- the upp gene encoding uracil phosphoribosyltransferase: protein MSLQLRVYVPDHPLVKHWLGVARDASTPSTLFKSALGELGRWLTYEAIRRDWLPTITGEVQTPLAPCPVTAIDYSVPIAVVPILRAGLALLDGAQGLLPLASTYHIGVARNEETLQPSCYVNKLPAQLQPDTRVLICEPMLATGGSLLLALDQLASRGANLAHTRVISVVAAPVALQKLGTQYPELTIYCATIDEKLDERGYIVPGLGDAGDRTFGT from the coding sequence ATGAGTCTTCAACTGCGCGTTTACGTTCCCGACCATCCCCTTGTCAAACACTGGCTCGGCGTCGCGCGCGATGCCAGTACGCCCTCTACACTGTTCAAAAGCGCGCTCGGCGAACTCGGTCGCTGGCTGACCTACGAAGCCATACGCCGCGACTGGCTGCCTACCATTACGGGGGAAGTCCAAACGCCACTGGCTCCCTGCCCCGTCACTGCGATTGACTACTCCGTCCCGATCGCTGTCGTCCCGATCCTGCGGGCGGGATTGGCGCTCCTCGACGGTGCCCAAGGTTTACTGCCACTGGCATCCACCTACCACATTGGCGTGGCACGCAATGAGGAAACCCTGCAGCCGAGCTGCTACGTTAACAAGCTCCCCGCACAGTTGCAGCCCGACACGCGCGTGCTGATTTGCGAGCCGATGCTGGCGACGGGTGGCTCTTTGTTGCTAGCCCTCGATCAACTTGCTAGCAGAGGGGCAAACCTCGCCCATACGCGGGTCATTTCCGTTGTTGCTGCTCCGGTCGCGCTCCAAAAGCTGGGCACTCAGTACCCCGAGCTGACGATTTACTGCGCGACCATTGACGAAAAACTCGACGAGCGCGGATACATCGTCCCCGGTTTGGGCGATGCCGGCGATCGCACTTTCGGTACTTAG
- a CDS encoding M23 family metallopeptidase, with amino-acid sequence MLTLAWLGLQSGTAIAQSGLPTAAPAGQTGSCRPSVLSQLERHTVSAGETISSIAARYGLYPGTIARLNPGVPDAPASGMEVLVPPFNGMRLEVPSGTTWNDLETAYGVRADVLFELNGCTPRPESVFLPGVNWSPTGRVGDYNGFDGYPLPERAEVTLAYGPHGRGFHSGLDLQAAPGTPVLAVAAGTTAFVGPSDAYGNLVIVNHPDGRQTRYAHLGELGVTVGQPVVAGQQVGTVGTSGVPDARKPHLHFEIRIRTPQGWVAQDPVLHLIGDRSNPETNRYTGEELSK; translated from the coding sequence ATGCTAACGCTTGCCTGGTTGGGACTGCAAAGCGGGACCGCGATCGCGCAATCCGGTCTGCCGACCGCTGCACCAGCCGGACAAACTGGAAGCTGTCGGCCGTCGGTACTGTCGCAGCTAGAGCGCCATACAGTGAGTGCTGGCGAGACAATCTCGAGCATTGCCGCGCGCTATGGTTTGTATCCTGGGACGATCGCGCGGCTCAATCCCGGCGTGCCGGATGCGCCTGCATCGGGAATGGAAGTTTTGGTGCCGCCATTTAACGGCATGCGCTTGGAAGTGCCCTCAGGCACTACCTGGAACGATTTGGAAACAGCTTATGGCGTCCGAGCCGACGTGCTGTTCGAGCTGAATGGTTGCACGCCGCGTCCCGAATCCGTATTCTTGCCAGGCGTGAATTGGTCTCCTACCGGACGAGTCGGGGACTACAACGGTTTCGACGGCTATCCGCTACCGGAACGTGCCGAAGTTACGCTCGCTTACGGTCCGCACGGGCGCGGCTTCCACAGTGGCCTCGATTTGCAAGCTGCGCCGGGCACGCCGGTGCTGGCAGTGGCTGCCGGAACTACGGCCTTCGTCGGACCGAGCGATGCCTATGGCAATCTGGTCATTGTCAATCATCCCGACGGCCGACAGACGCGCTACGCACACCTGGGCGAGCTGGGAGTAACGGTCGGGCAACCTGTCGTCGCCGGTCAGCAAGTAGGTACCGTTGGGACGAGCGGCGTTCCGGACGCGCGGAAGCCGCACCTGCACTTTGAAATACGCATCCGCACGCCGCAGGGATGGGTCGCCCAGGATCCGGTGCTGCATTTAATCGGCGATCGCAGCAACCCCGAGACCAACCGCTATACTGGCGAGGAATTGAGCAAATGA
- a CDS encoding alpha/beta fold hydrolase has product MAGIAEQTVTAGKFTWFYRESAPDRTPRESPVVLLHGLPSHGFCWRYLMPTLAEAGFRAIAPDWLGSGRSDKPDRFDFRYTPDAFVAALGDFLDAAGCDRVSIVVQGFLGSVGLQYAQRHPERIERLVVLNAPLSMAARLPWTMRQWGIPFVGDMLTQDPLLVDRTLEGGSGFRIDDRDLATYRAPFLESSAVGRSLLMAVQNMQFAKAMTELDIGWQSWTKPTAIFWGARDPWLDVAAVEAIAAADNIELTKLPDAKHYPQEHWSEDISGDLIDFLRREVG; this is encoded by the coding sequence ATGGCTGGAATTGCCGAGCAAACGGTGACGGCAGGCAAATTCACCTGGTTTTATCGCGAGAGCGCGCCCGACCGCACGCCGCGTGAATCTCCTGTCGTGCTTCTGCACGGGTTGCCGTCTCACGGATTTTGCTGGCGCTATTTAATGCCAACGCTGGCTGAAGCGGGGTTTCGCGCGATCGCCCCCGATTGGCTCGGTTCGGGACGCTCTGACAAGCCGGACCGCTTCGATTTTCGTTACACGCCGGATGCATTCGTTGCCGCACTGGGGGATTTTCTGGATGCCGCGGGCTGCGATCGTGTATCGATTGTGGTGCAAGGGTTTCTCGGTTCGGTGGGGCTGCAGTACGCGCAGCGCCATCCCGAGCGTATTGAGCGGTTGGTCGTTCTGAACGCACCGCTATCGATGGCAGCGCGACTGCCCTGGACGATGCGACAGTGGGGTATCCCGTTTGTCGGCGACATGCTGACCCAAGACCCGCTGTTGGTGGATCGCACGCTCGAGGGTGGCAGCGGTTTCCGCATCGACGATCGCGATTTAGCCACCTATCGCGCACCGTTTCTGGAGAGTTCGGCAGTCGGGCGTTCCCTGTTGATGGCCGTTCAAAACATGCAGTTTGCCAAGGCGATGACGGAGCTGGACATCGGCTGGCAATCCTGGACGAAACCGACAGCGATCTTCTGGGGCGCGCGCGATCCCTGGCTGGACGTGGCAGCGGTCGAGGCGATCGCGGCAGCAGACAATATCGAACTTACCAAGCTGCCCGATGCCAAACATTACCCGCAAGAACACTGGAGCGAGGACATCTCCGGCGACTTAATTGATTTCCTGCGTCGCGAGGTCGGTTGA